In Bacillus sp. NP247, one DNA window encodes the following:
- a CDS encoding GNAT family N-acetyltransferase, whose product MHAQIVQTDEQLRDAFSVRKQVFVNEQRVSAEEEYDEFEDTSAHVVIYDNDVPVGAGRFRIVDGVGKMERICVLASHRKKGIGNIIMDALEAYAKEESLPKLKLHAQTHAEDFYKKLGYVTSSDVFMEADIPHVVMIKEL is encoded by the coding sequence TTGCACGCACAAATCGTACAAACGGACGAACAACTAAGAGATGCATTCTCTGTACGTAAGCAAGTATTTGTGAATGAGCAACGTGTTTCTGCAGAAGAAGAGTATGATGAGTTTGAAGATACTTCGGCGCACGTTGTTATATATGATAATGATGTTCCAGTTGGTGCTGGTCGCTTCCGCATCGTTGATGGAGTTGGAAAAATGGAACGCATTTGCGTACTAGCTTCCCACCGCAAAAAAGGCATTGGCAACATCATTATGGATGCACTTGAAGCATATGCGAAGGAAGAATCGCTACCAAAACTGAAACTTCATGCTCAAACGCACGCTGAAGATTTCTATAAAAAACTTGGGTATGTTACGAGTTCTGATGTATTTATGGAAGCCGATATCCCGCACGTCGTTATGATAAAAGAATTGTAA
- a CDS encoding YjcG family protein: MKLGIVIFPSKMIQDKANGLRKRYDPHYALVPPHITLKTPFETQDEQLESIVNELHTIANKTNPFTLHVGKVGSFAPVNNVLYFKVEKTPELTFLNEEMHNGFFTQEREYSFVPHLTIGQDLSDAEHADVLGRLRMKDFYYEQPIDRFHLLYQLENGTWTVHETFHLGKENN; the protein is encoded by the coding sequence ATGAAATTAGGCATTGTAATTTTTCCATCAAAAATGATTCAAGATAAAGCGAACGGATTGCGTAAGCGTTATGATCCACATTACGCATTAGTTCCGCCACATATTACATTGAAAACACCCTTTGAGACGCAAGATGAGCAATTAGAATCGATTGTGAATGAGTTACATACAATCGCAAACAAAACGAACCCATTCACTCTTCATGTTGGAAAAGTCGGTTCATTCGCACCTGTTAATAATGTTCTTTATTTTAAAGTAGAAAAAACACCTGAACTTACTTTCTTAAATGAAGAAATGCATAATGGATTCTTCACCCAAGAACGCGAGTACTCTTTCGTACCGCATTTAACAATCGGTCAAGACTTATCAGATGCAGAGCACGCTGATGTATTAGGTCGATTACGTATGAAAGATTTCTATTATGAGCAACCAATCGATCGTTTCCACCTTCTATACCAATTAGAAAATGGAACATGGACTGTACATGAAACATTCCACCTTGGAAAGGAGAACAACTAA